Proteins from a single region of Oreochromis niloticus isolate F11D_XX linkage group LG7, O_niloticus_UMD_NMBU, whole genome shotgun sequence:
- the ntng2b gene encoding sarcoplasmic reticulum histidine-rich calcium-binding protein isoform X2, translating to MEICTCCCQIATTGTSSRTFTTPKADDGTEVKAGVEAKGETEGEGGPEGDVETTTTISEAERSPAVTHKPLGGLQEETHKSEEQLHETHGHKAKSLFEHGEKMEEHPGGETERKVSRESEKHSHEIRGHKTTSSSEHGAGREEEDEEEERKSKETVSHKSEELVHETHGHASTTQSQHGQEKHAESKVSHAFEEHDAHGHKTTASSEHGEKSHEVVHRERGEERKVSHMFEGHTHETHGHKTTTSPEHGDGHEERKVEGKAPHNFAEHVHEIHSHKTTTSSEHGEERKEEEESESKGEHTHETHGHRTTSHGHGWRHEENKVIHPETTDPHTLEGHVHAPHGHTTTTSSEHRQQEHMERKTEGQHKSEEHIHEAQSHNIPSEHRTAEITASHNPDGHVHGGHVEEAHDHRSTSEHGHQKPEGHVHGGHVEEAHGHRASEHGHQKPEGHVHGGHVEEAHGHRASEHGHQKPEGHVHGGHVEQAHGHRASEHGDHKPEGNVHGGHVEQAHGHRASEHGHQKPEGHVHGGHVEQAHGHRASEHGDHKPEGHVHGGHVEQAHGHRASEHGDHKPEGHVHGGHVEQAHGHRASEHGHQKPEGNVHGGHVEQAHGHRASEHGDHKPEGHVHGGHIEQAHGHRASEHGHHKPEGHLHGGHVEEAHGHRASEHRDHKPEGHIHGGHVEQAHGHRASEHGHQKPEGHVHGGHVEEAHGGRPTSEHGHHNPEGHVHGGHVEEAHGHRASEHGDHKPEGHVHVGHLVEAHDHKPTTEHGNHKPEGHVHVGHVVEAHDHKPTTEHGNHKPEGHVHVGHLVEAHGHKPTTEHGDHKPEGNVHGGHVEQAHGHRASEHGHQKPEGHVHGGHVEQAHGHRASEHGHQKPEGHEHGGHVEQAHGHRASEHGHQKPEGNVHGGHVEQAHGHRASEHGDHKPEGHVHGGHIEEAHGHRASEHGHHKPEGHLHGGHVEEAHGHRASEHRDHKPEGHIHGGHVEQAHGHRASEHGHQKPEGHEHGGHIEEANGHRGSEHGHNKPEGHVHETHGHRITTSSEHRHGREERGHTERKDSHNSGGHIYGHKTTSEHGEVGHTDRQDHHKSHGHMHEAHGHKTTHGHGREEERHTERRVSHNSEGHTHGHRTSSEHGEEHTPRQAHHGIEKAEWEVVGREEDEDREEEKQKGKRRGLLKLLISGEPQAKQLFGIIYDDFKDCECYGHSNRCSYIDYLNIVTCVSCKHNTRGQNCQHCRLGFYRNASAELDDESVCIECNCNQMGSVHDRCNGTGFCQCKDGATGAKCDDCLPGYYWKQGCYPNVCDEEMLLCQNGGTCYQNQKCICPPEFKGVLCQHSRCEAGKDCNGASLPHPSTATLLLGTLLTYLLATLTPH from the exons ATGGAGATCTGTACTTGTTGTTGCCAAATAGCCACAACAGGAACTTCATCTAGGACGTTTACCACTCCCAAAGCTGATGACGGGACAGAGGTGAAAGCTGGAGTTGAAGCTAAGGGTGAAACTGAAGGTGAGGGTGGGCCCGAGGGCGACGTGGAAACAACCACAACCATCTCTGAAGCTGAACGGTCCCCCGCTGTTACCCACAAACCACTTGGAGGCCTTCAGGAAG AAACCCACAAGTCAGAGGAACAGCTGCATGAGACACATGGCCACAAAGCTAAATCTTTGTTTGAGCACGGGGAGAAAATGGAGGAGCATCCAGGAGgagaaactgaaagaaaag TCTCCCGCGAGTCTGAAAAACATTCACATGAGATTCGTGGCCACAAAACTACTTCCTCGTCTGAACACGGAGCAGGaagggaggaggaagatgaggaagaagaaagaaaatccaAAGAGACAG TCTCTCACAAGTCTGAGGAGCTCGTACATGAAACTCACGGACACGCATCCACAACCCAATCTCAGCACGGGCAAGAGAAGCATGCAGAAAGCAAAG TTTCCCACGCATTTGAGGAACACGACGCTCACGGCCACAAAACGACAGCCTCATCTGAGCACGGTGAAAAATCACACGAGGTGGTGCATCGAGAACGAGGAGAAGAACGGAAAG TTTCCCACATGTTTGAGGGGCACACACATGAGACTCACGGCcacaaaacaacaacctcacCTGAGCATGGCGACGGGcatgaagaaagaaaagttgAAGGGAAAG CTCCCCACAATTTTGCGGAACACGTACACGAGATTCACAGCcacaaaacaacaacctcatCTGAGCATGGGGAGgaaagaaaggaggaggaggagagtgaaAGTAAAG gagaacacacacacgAGACTCACGGCCACAGAACAACCTCACATGGGCACGGATGGAGACACGAGGAGAATAAAGTAATACATCCCGAAACAACAg ACCCCCACACATTGGAGGGGCATGTACATGCGCCTCACGgtcacacaacaacaacctcgTCTGAGCACAGACAGCAGGAGCATATGGAAAGAAAAACTGAAG GCCAACACAAGTCTGAGGAACACATACATGAGGCCCAGAGCCACAATATACCATCTGAGCACAGAACAGCTGAAATTACAG CCTCCCACAACCCTGATGGACATGTGCATGGAGGACATGTAGAAGAAGCCCATGACCACAGATCAACATCTGAACATGGACACCAGAAGCCTGAGGGACATGTGCATGGAGGACATGTAGAAGAAGCTCATGGCCATAGAGCATCTGAACATGGACACCAGAAGCCTGAGGGACATGTGCATGGTGGACATGTAGAAGAAGCTCATGGCCATAGAGCATCTGAACATGGACACCAGAAGCCTGAGGGACATGTGCATGGTGGACATGTAGAACAAGCTCATGGCCATAGAGCATCTGAACATGGAGACCACAAGCCTGAGGGAAATGTGCATGGTGGACATGTAGAACAAGCTCATGGCCATAGAGCATCTGAACATGGACACCAGAAGCCTGAGGGACATGTGCATGGTGGACATGTAGAACAAGCTCATGGCCATAGAGCATCTGAACATGGAGACCACAAGCCTGAGGGACATGTGCATGGTGGACATGTAGAACAAGCTCATGGCCATAGAGCATCTGAACATGGAGACCACAAGCCTGAGGGACATGTGCATGGTGGACATGTAGAACAAGCTCATGGCCATAGAGCATCTGAACATGGACACCAGAAGCCTGAGGGAAATGTGCATGGTGGACATGTAGAACAAGCTCATGGCCATAGAGCATCTGAACATGGAGACCACAAGCCTGAGGGACATGTGCATGGTGGACATATAGAACAAGCTCATGGCCATAGAGCATCTGAACATGGACATCACAAGCCTGAGGGACATTTGCATGGTGGACATGTAGAAGAAGCTCATGGCCATAGAGCATCTGAACATAGAGACCACAAGCCTGAGGGACACATCCATGGGGGACATGTAGAACAAGCTCATGGCCATAGAGCATCTGAACATGGACACCAGAAGCCTGAGGGACATGTGCATGGTGGACATGTAGAAGAAGCTCATGGTGGCAGACCTACATCTGAACATGGACACCACAATCCTGAGGGACATGTCCATGGGGGACATGTAGAAGAAGCTCATGGCCATAGAGCATCTGAACATGGAGACCACAAGCCTGAGGGACATGTGCATGTTGGACATTTAGTAGAAGCTCATGACCACAAACCTACAACTGAACATGGAAACCACAAGCCTGAGGGACATGTGCATGTTGGACATGTAGTAGAAGCTCATGACCACAAACCTACAACTGAACATGGAAACCACAAGCCTGAGGGACATGTGCATGTTGGACATTTAGTAGAAGCTCATGGCCACAAACCAACAACTGAACATGGAGACCACAAGCCTGAGGGAAATGTGCATGGTGGACATGTAGAACAAGCTCATGGCCATAGAGCATCTGAACATGGACACCAGAAGCCTGAGGGACATGTGCATGGTGGACATGTAGAACAAGCTCATGGCCATAGAGCATCTGAACATGGACACCAGAAGCCTGAGGGACATGAGCATGGTGGACATGTAGAACAAGCTCATGGCCATAGAGCATCTGAACATGGACACCAGAAGCCTGAGGGAAATGTGCATGGTGGACATGTAGAACAAGCTCATGGCCATAGAGCATCTGAACATGGAGACCACAAGCCTGAGGGACATGTGCATGGTGGACATATAGAAGAAGCTCATGGCCATAGAGCATCTGAACATGGACATCACAAGCCTGAGGGACATTTGCATGGTGGACATGTAGAAGAAGCTCATGGCCATAGAGCATCTGAACATAGAGACCACAAGCCTGAGGGACACATCCATGGGGGACATGTAGAACAAGCTCATGGCCATAGAGCATCTGAACATGGACACCAGAAGCCTGAGGGACATGAGCATGGGGGACATATAGAAGAAGCTAATGGCCATAGAGGATCTGAACATGGACACAACAAGCCTGAGGGACATGTGCATGAAACTCATGGCCACAGAATAACAACCTCATCTGAACATAGGCATGGAAGGGAGGAAAGGGGACATACAGAAAGAAAAG ACTCACACAACTCTGGGGGACACATATATGGCCACAAAACTACATCTGAGCATGGAGAGGTGGGACATACAGACAGACAAG ACCACCACAAGTCTCATGGACATATGCATGAGGCTCATGGCCATAAAACAACACATGGACATGgaagggaggaagagaggcatACAGAAAGAAGAG TCTCGCACAACTCTGAGGGACACACGCATGGCCACAGAACCTCATCTGAGCATGGCGAGGAGCATACACCCAGGCAAG CGCACCATGGCATTGAAAAAGCAGAATGGGAAGTAGTTGGTCGTGAGGAGGATGAAGACAGAGAAGAGGAGAAGCAAAAAGGGAAAAGGAGAG GGCTGCTGAAACTTTTGATCTCAGGAGAGCCCCAGGCCAAACAGTTGTTTGGGATCATATACGATGATTTCAAAG actgCGAGTGCTACGGCCACTCCAATCGCTGCAGCTACATCGACTACCTGAACATCGTCACATGCGTCAGCTGCAAGCACAACACCAGGGGCCAGAACTGCCAACACTGCAGACTGGGATTCTACCGCAACGCCTCTGCCGAACTGGATGATGAGAGCGTCTGCATCG AGTGTAACTGCAACCAGATGGGCTCTGTTCATGACCGGTGTAACGGCACAGGTTTCTGCCAGTGTAAAGACGGGGCCACGGGGGCCAAATGTGACGACTGTCTGCCAGGATACTACTGGAAGCAAGGCTGTTACC cAAACGTTTGTGACGAGGAGATGCTCCTGTGCCAGAACGGAGGAACGTGCTACCAGAACCAGAAGTGCATCTGTCCTCCGGAGTTCAAGGGGGTACTGTGCCAACATTCGCGCTGTGAGGCGGGCAAGGACTGCAACGGCGCTTCTTTGCCGCACCCTTCCACGGCCACCCTGCTGCTCGGCACTCTGCTAACCTACCTGCTGGCCACATTAACGCCCCATTGA
- the ntng2b gene encoding sarcoplasmic reticulum histidine-rich calcium-binding protein isoform X5, whose translation MEICTCCCQIATTGTSSRTFTTPKADDGTEVKAGVEAKGETEGEGGPEGDVETTTTISEAERSPAVTHKPLGGLQEETHKSEEQLHETHGHKAKSLFEHGEKMEEHPGGETERKVSRESEKHSHEIRGHKTTSSSEHGAGREEEDEEEERKSKETVSHKSEELVHETHGHASTTQSQHGQEKHAESKVSHAFEEHDAHGHKTTASSEHGEKSHEVVHRERGEERKVSHMFEGHTHETHGHKTTTSPEHGDGHEERKVEGKAPHNFAEHVHEIHSHKTTTSSEHGEERKEEEESESKGEHTHETHGHRTTSHGHGWRHEENKVIHPETTDPHTLEGHVHAPHGHTTTTSSEHRQQEHMERKTEGQHKSEEHIHEAQSHNIPSEHRTAEITASHNPDGHVHGGHVEEAHDHRSTSEHGHQKPEGHVHGGHVEEAHGHRASEHGHQKPEGHVHGGHVEEAHGHRASEHGHQKPEGHVHGGHVEQAHGHRASEHGDHKPEGNVHGGHVEQAHGHRASEHGHQKPEGHVHGGHVEQAHGHRASEHGDHKPEGHVHGGHVEQAHGHRASEHGDHKPEGHVHGGHVEQAHGHRASEHGHQKPEGHVHGGHVEEAHGGRPTSEHGHHNPEGHVHGGHVEEAHGHRASEHGDHKPEGHVHVGHLVEAHDHKPTTEHGNHKPEGHVHVGHVVEAHDHKPTTEHGNHKPEGHVHVGHLVEAHGHKPTTEHGDHKPEGNVHGGHVEQAHGHRASEHGHQKPEGHVHGGHVEQAHGHRASEHGHQKPEGHEHGGHVEQAHGHRASEHGHQKPEGNVHGGHVEQAHGHRASEHGDHKPEGHVHGGHIEEAHGHRASEHGHHKPEGHLHGGHVEEAHGHRASEHRDHKPEGHIHGGHVEQAHGHRASEHGHQKPEGHEHGGHIEEANGHRGSEHGHNKPEGHVHETHGHRITTSSEHRHGREERGHTERKDSHNSGGHIYGHKTTSEHGEVGHTDRQDHHKSHGHMHEAHGHKTTHGHGREEERHTERRVSHNSEGHTHGHRTSSEHGEEHTPRQDHHKSAGHVHESHGHMTLTTSGTGEESHREGKAHHGIEKAEWEVVGREEDEDREEEKQKGKRRGLLKLLISGEPQAKQLFGIIYDDFKDCECYGHSNRCSYIDYLNIVTCVSCKHNTRGQNCQHCRLGFYRNASAELDDESVCIECNCNQMGSVHDRCNGTGFCQCKDGATGAKCDDCLPGYYWKQGCYPNVCDEEMLLCQNGGTCYQNQKCICPPEFKGVLCQHSRCEAGKDCNGASLPHPSTATLLLGTLLTYLLATLTPH comes from the exons ATGGAGATCTGTACTTGTTGTTGCCAAATAGCCACAACAGGAACTTCATCTAGGACGTTTACCACTCCCAAAGCTGATGACGGGACAGAGGTGAAAGCTGGAGTTGAAGCTAAGGGTGAAACTGAAGGTGAGGGTGGGCCCGAGGGCGACGTGGAAACAACCACAACCATCTCTGAAGCTGAACGGTCCCCCGCTGTTACCCACAAACCACTTGGAGGCCTTCAGGAAG AAACCCACAAGTCAGAGGAACAGCTGCATGAGACACATGGCCACAAAGCTAAATCTTTGTTTGAGCACGGGGAGAAAATGGAGGAGCATCCAGGAGgagaaactgaaagaaaag TCTCCCGCGAGTCTGAAAAACATTCACATGAGATTCGTGGCCACAAAACTACTTCCTCGTCTGAACACGGAGCAGGaagggaggaggaagatgaggaagaagaaagaaaatccaAAGAGACAG TCTCTCACAAGTCTGAGGAGCTCGTACATGAAACTCACGGACACGCATCCACAACCCAATCTCAGCACGGGCAAGAGAAGCATGCAGAAAGCAAAG TTTCCCACGCATTTGAGGAACACGACGCTCACGGCCACAAAACGACAGCCTCATCTGAGCACGGTGAAAAATCACACGAGGTGGTGCATCGAGAACGAGGAGAAGAACGGAAAG TTTCCCACATGTTTGAGGGGCACACACATGAGACTCACGGCcacaaaacaacaacctcacCTGAGCATGGCGACGGGcatgaagaaagaaaagttgAAGGGAAAG CTCCCCACAATTTTGCGGAACACGTACACGAGATTCACAGCcacaaaacaacaacctcatCTGAGCATGGGGAGgaaagaaaggaggaggaggagagtgaaAGTAAAG gagaacacacacacgAGACTCACGGCCACAGAACAACCTCACATGGGCACGGATGGAGACACGAGGAGAATAAAGTAATACATCCCGAAACAACAg ACCCCCACACATTGGAGGGGCATGTACATGCGCCTCACGgtcacacaacaacaacctcgTCTGAGCACAGACAGCAGGAGCATATGGAAAGAAAAACTGAAG GCCAACACAAGTCTGAGGAACACATACATGAGGCCCAGAGCCACAATATACCATCTGAGCACAGAACAGCTGAAATTACAG CCTCCCACAACCCTGATGGACATGTGCATGGAGGACATGTAGAAGAAGCCCATGACCACAGATCAACATCTGAACATGGACACCAGAAGCCTGAGGGACATGTGCATGGAGGACATGTAGAAGAAGCTCATGGCCATAGAGCATCTGAACATGGACACCAGAAGCCTGAGGGACATGTGCATGGTGGACATGTAGAAGAAGCTCATGGCCATAGAGCATCTGAACATGGACACCAGAAGCCTGAGGGACATGTGCATGGTGGACATGTAGAACAAGCTCATGGCCATAGAGCATCTGAACATGGAGACCACAAGCCTGAGGGAAATGTGCATGGTGGACATGTAGAACAAGCTCATGGCCATAGAGCATCTGAACATGGACACCAGAAGCCTGAGGGACATGTGCATGGTGGACATGTAGAACAAGCTCATGGCCATAGAGCATCTGAACATGGAGACCACAAGCCTGAGGGACATGTGCATGGTGGACATGTAGAACAAGCTCATGGCCATAGAGCATCTGAACATGGAGACCACAAGCCTGAGGGACATGTGCATGGTGGACATGTAGAACAAGCTCATGGCCATAGAGCATCTGAACATGGACACCAGAAGCCTGAG GGACATGTGCATGGTGGACATGTAGAAGAAGCTCATGGTGGCAGACCTACATCTGAACATGGACACCACAATCCTGAGGGACATGTCCATGGGGGACATGTAGAAGAAGCTCATGGCCATAGAGCATCTGAACATGGAGACCACAAGCCTGAGGGACATGTGCATGTTGGACATTTAGTAGAAGCTCATGACCACAAACCTACAACTGAACATGGAAACCACAAGCCTGAGGGACATGTGCATGTTGGACATGTAGTAGAAGCTCATGACCACAAACCTACAACTGAACATGGAAACCACAAGCCTGAGGGACATGTGCATGTTGGACATTTAGTAGAAGCTCATGGCCACAAACCAACAACTGAACATGGAGACCACAAGCCTGAGGGAAATGTGCATGGTGGACATGTAGAACAAGCTCATGGCCATAGAGCATCTGAACATGGACACCAGAAGCCTGAGGGACATGTGCATGGTGGACATGTAGAACAAGCTCATGGCCATAGAGCATCTGAACATGGACACCAGAAGCCTGAGGGACATGAGCATGGTGGACATGTAGAACAAGCTCATGGCCATAGAGCATCTGAACATGGACACCAGAAGCCTGAGGGAAATGTGCATGGTGGACATGTAGAACAAGCTCATGGCCATAGAGCATCTGAACATGGAGACCACAAGCCTGAGGGACATGTGCATGGTGGACATATAGAAGAAGCTCATGGCCATAGAGCATCTGAACATGGACATCACAAGCCTGAGGGACATTTGCATGGTGGACATGTAGAAGAAGCTCATGGCCATAGAGCATCTGAACATAGAGACCACAAGCCTGAGGGACACATCCATGGGGGACATGTAGAACAAGCTCATGGCCATAGAGCATCTGAACATGGACACCAGAAGCCTGAGGGACATGAGCATGGGGGACATATAGAAGAAGCTAATGGCCATAGAGGATCTGAACATGGACACAACAAGCCTGAGGGACATGTGCATGAAACTCATGGCCACAGAATAACAACCTCATCTGAACATAGGCATGGAAGGGAGGAAAGGGGACATACAGAAAGAAAAG ACTCACACAACTCTGGGGGACACATATATGGCCACAAAACTACATCTGAGCATGGAGAGGTGGGACATACAGACAGACAAG ACCACCACAAGTCTCATGGACATATGCATGAGGCTCATGGCCATAAAACAACACATGGACATGgaagggaggaagagaggcatACAGAAAGAAGAG TCTCGCACAACTCTGAGGGACACACGCATGGCCACAGAACCTCATCTGAGCATGGCGAGGAGCATACACCCAGGCAAG ACCACCACAAGTCTGCCGGACATGTTCATGAGAGTCATGGCCACATGACATTAACAACCTCGGGCACGGGGGAAGAAAGTCATAGAGAAGGAAAAG CGCACCATGGCATTGAAAAAGCAGAATGGGAAGTAGTTGGTCGTGAGGAGGATGAAGACAGAGAAGAGGAGAAGCAAAAAGGGAAAAGGAGAG GGCTGCTGAAACTTTTGATCTCAGGAGAGCCCCAGGCCAAACAGTTGTTTGGGATCATATACGATGATTTCAAAG actgCGAGTGCTACGGCCACTCCAATCGCTGCAGCTACATCGACTACCTGAACATCGTCACATGCGTCAGCTGCAAGCACAACACCAGGGGCCAGAACTGCCAACACTGCAGACTGGGATTCTACCGCAACGCCTCTGCCGAACTGGATGATGAGAGCGTCTGCATCG AGTGTAACTGCAACCAGATGGGCTCTGTTCATGACCGGTGTAACGGCACAGGTTTCTGCCAGTGTAAAGACGGGGCCACGGGGGCCAAATGTGACGACTGTCTGCCAGGATACTACTGGAAGCAAGGCTGTTACC cAAACGTTTGTGACGAGGAGATGCTCCTGTGCCAGAACGGAGGAACGTGCTACCAGAACCAGAAGTGCATCTGTCCTCCGGAGTTCAAGGGGGTACTGTGCCAACATTCGCGCTGTGAGGCGGGCAAGGACTGCAACGGCGCTTCTTTGCCGCACCCTTCCACGGCCACCCTGCTGCTCGGCACTCTGCTAACCTACCTGCTGGCCACATTAACGCCCCATTGA